The window GGTCAGGCCCGCAAGGCGCTGCAGGATTGGCTGCAGACGCGTGCGTCGTTAGCGGGAGCGGGAGAGCCGGCGGTCTTCGTCAGTCTGCGAGGGACCCGTTTGTCCCGCCGCAGCATACAAGCCCGGCTGCGCCAATGGGCGCAAAAGAAAGGCTTCAGCGGTCGCTTATACCCCCACTTATTTCGCCACTCTTGCGCCAGCCATCTATTGGAGTCCAGTGGCGACCTGCGAGCCGTACAGGAATTGCTCGGGCACGCCGATATCTCTACCACACAGATCTATACCCATCTGAACTTCCAGCATCTGGCGGAAGTCTACGACAAAGCCCACCCTCGCGCTCGCAAGCGTAAGACGGATTAGCCGTCACGCACACCCTGCTAAAACGTACTTGAATCTCTGGGTATATCTGCCTCTCTCTGTTTGCGTTCAATGTTTTAGAAACCGCCTATACTCATAATGAACCGGGTACGCATTGATGACTGTCTGCCCGACGCCGGCTTTACTTTACGTTCAGTGTCCAGGCTTTTAATGAACACTGAATGCATTGCTAACATCCTGAAAAATAAATCCTTTCTTCATGGCTTCTGAAAACGATCGTTGGAAAAAAAAGTATTTCGACAAGCTGGATGAGTTCGAGCAGTTAGAGTCCGGGCTTAAAGAGCGTATTCATGTACTTGAGCGTATTGTTGTCCGCGTCAGTCTGGCGGCGGAAGGCGTGGACAAAGATCTGGACCGGGAACTGGAAGCGCTGCGCAATATTCTGAGAAGAGAAAACGGAAGCTCCCGTGAGTTGAATCAGCAGTTGGAAACCATAGAGAAACGTGTACTGGCGCTCGATCAGCACAAGCAGGCGATCTCCAGCGGTGTGTTGGAGGCCATGGGAGAATTAATCGAGCAGCTGTTGCAGCAGAATGTTTCGCGAGAGGCGCGCAAGCAGCTAAAGAAATATGGCAAACAACTCAGGGACCGAGTGGAGGATCTACGACATTATCCGCAGTTATTGAAGGAGTTTTCGCAGCTGCAAGCGGCGGCGCTACAGGAGCTTCTTACGGAGTCAGATGGGCGTAAGGATAAGAAAGAAGGCTTTTTAAGCCGGTTATTCGCCAATCGTGAAGGTGGCGGAGAGAGTATTGCTCAAGAAGAGCTGGCGGAGGATATCGAGGCTCCGCCACAGCAATCTCCCCCTCAGGACCCAGAAGAGAGTCGCTATGCGCTGGAAGTGGGGCAGGACGCGGCGACGACGAATTTAGGCGGGGAAAATTTCGAACCTGGCTTTTCTGCAATCGCCGATCATGTGTGCACGTCTTTGAATCATCTGATTGATCAATTGGTGTTGCCGCCAAACATGCTGGGGGATTCTGAGAAACTAAAGAACAAGATCAGCGCGGGCCTGAACTGGTATGAGCTGGCGCCAACCCTGGACGATGTGGCTGCGCTGGCGATTGCAGCGGTCGGGCGGGGGCAACGGGAGTTTGAGAGTTTCCTGAAGGCGCTGGATGAACGCTTGGCCAGTATTCAGAACTTTCTTCAGGGAAGTCAGGCTAATGTTCAGGAGTCGCGAGACAATAATGCGGAGTTGGAAAAAAGCGTGCGGGAGCAAGTGACTTCTCTGCAGGAGAACGTGCGGGGAGCGACAGACATAGACTCGCTGAAATGCTCTGTGCAGCACAACCTGGATACTCTGATATCTTCCATCGATCGCTTTATGCACAAAGAGGCGGATCGAGAGGCGCGTCTCAGCGAGGAAGTGGAATTGCTGCACCATCGCCTGCGGGAATTGGAGAGCGAGTCCGGCGAAGTACGCGAGCGTTTGGAGATAGAGCGCGCCAGGGCGCTTACAGACGCCCTTACAGCGCTTCCGAACAGGGAAGCCTATGAGAATCGCGTGCGCGATGAGTTTGAGCGCTGGCGGCGCTATGGTAATCCTCTGACGCTGGTGGTGGCGGACATCGACCGCTTCAAAGAGGTGAATGACAAGTTCGGACATCTGGCGGGAGATAAAGTTATTCAACTGATAGGCAAGGAGATTTCACGGCGAATACGCAAAACGGACTTTATCGCTCGTTATGGCGGCGAGGAGTTTGTCGTCTTGTTGCCGGAGACGCCAGCCAGTATCGCCGCGGAAGTGATGGATAAGACCCGTGAGATGATCTCCCGGCTACCCTTTCATTTTCGTAATGAAAAAGTTCGCATCACCATGTCCTTTGGCGTCTGTGAGTTTTGCGGCGACGCAACGGTCCAGGGGGTATTTGAGAAAGCGGATCAGGCGCTTTACAAAGCCAAGCGTGGCGGCCGTAATCAGGTGCAGATTGCGGGTGTGTGAAGCGTAAGCATTTTGCCTTTTGCAATAGCCGGTTAGTTATAGGTGTTAGTTTTTTGTGCGTACTCCGTCACGGTTCTGCTAATGGGCTAGTCCTTTCGGGTTAGGTTAAACGGGATGAATCATCCTTCGGGCTTATTGTTTGGGTCGTAAACTTATGTAACATTTTGTGATTAGCTAAGTGGATAGTTAGCATTAATCTAATGTTGCTTATAGGGTTTCCCCATGTCACGCGAGTCCTCCAAACATCAAGACGCAGGTCTGTTTAAAAGACTCTTGTCAAAGCTTGGATTAGCGAGTGGCCGTTCTGGCGGCCGGGATGGAGCCCAAATCAATTATGAACTCAATTGGGAAATGAGCGCCATGGAGGCGTTGCGGGTGAGTACGCTCGGCTACGCCTCACCAGCAGCCACAAGTAAACTGGTTTCTTCGCAAAGCGAGACATTGAAACCGGCCGCTCATTCCGATATGCCGACGTCGCAGCCGGCAATGTCGCCAGCCAAACAAGCCGTGAGGCCCGATGCGCAGTCTGTCATGGTGGTGGATGCTTCAGACAACCTGCATGCGACGCTCGACAAATTATTCGAACACATGGGCGTGCGGTTAGTTTCCGCACGCAGCGGCGCTGAAGCGCAGCGCCTTATAAATACGATCAAGCCCGCTTTGATTTTGGTGGACGCCGCCCTCCCAGATATGGAATGGGCGCGCTTGGCGACATGGATTCGCCGTAATGAACAGCTTACTGAATCCCCCATCGTGTTGATGGCGGAAGACGATAGGGAGTTAGAGCACGTGTCTCATCCCTGGCTGGAGATCAACGACTTTCTGCTCAAGCCGTTCAACTTATATGGCTTGCAGGATATGTTAAGTAAATACTGTCGGCTTTCGGCGAATGTCGCTAAACCGGCGGTGCGCGGCGTACTGGGGTTGGTAGTCGATGACGATGAGCAGCGTTTGGTGTTAAGACGCTTTCTTAGTCGCAAAGGCTATCATGTACCAGTAAGTTGCTCGCCGGACGCCAGGGAGTGCTGTCTGTTATTAAATGGCTCCAAGGAAGTAACCAGTTGGCTCGTACAGATACAGGATGAGGATAAATGTATCGAGGTCGTTAGCGAATTCGACTCACTCTATGATGCGCCAGTGCTAGTGGGACTGGAAATGGCGCCCGACAGTTCTCAGACTGGCAAGGAGCGTGGGAACTGGGAGTCGAGACTACTGGACAAGTTGTCCAGAGTGGCGGCCAAGGATGAACTTGATGCCGCTTAAGACATCGAACAGGTCAAAAAAACGATAGATTAATTATTAGTCACAAACAGGAGTTTGCTATAGTTTAGGTATGTGTCCGATACGCATAGGCAATACTCGCATAAGCAAGCATACTGCTGTTTGTCTGAACCCTTAATTCAACGCCAAGTAACCATGAACAACAGATTCGTAATTACTGATGACCACGGCATTTTTCGCAGTGGTTTAAAACTGATCATTAGTGGTCTGTATCCTGATGCAGAAATCCTGGAAGCCGCCTCGGGATCGGAAGTGTTTCGGTTGCTGAACGCCAACACTGACGTGGATTTGGTGTTGCTGGATCTCAGCATGCCGGATAGCCAGGGGCTTGAGTTGTTACGCAAACTCAAGCAAGAGTTTGTCATGACCCCTTTCGCTGTTATTTCCGCCAGTGAGGAAGCGGCTTTGATTCAGGGCGCAATTCAATTAGGCGCGCTGGGTTATGTTCCAAAGTCCTCATCGAATGCGGTTATCGCCAGCGCAATTCAGCTGATGCTTTCCGGCGGCGTTTATATTCCGCACGAATTGCTGCGCACCGGACACGATGAAGGCATGCCCACAGGCGACATCTGTTTGACCCCGCGTCAACATGAAGTTTTGGGTCTGTTGGCGGAAGGGATGTCCAATAAGCAAATCGGCACTAAGCTAAGCATTGCGCCAGGCACAATCAAGGCGCACATCGCTGCTATTTTCAGAGAACTGAATGCCGCTAACCGCACCCAGGCGGTTCATCGCGCCAGAGAATTGAAGTTACTCTAATAAAGTCTCTGCGTCATACGCTTCCCGTAGCTTTTGCATTCTCGCAGAGCTGCGGGTAGCTCCTGTTTATACTTTTCTTCCTCCCAATCCATAATCGTCTCCCACAGCCACAGCCACAGCCACAGCCACAGCCACAGCCACAGCCACAGCCACAATTTAACTCAGTGGGCTTGCCCGTTAGAAAGGTAAATTTATTGCGGAGGTATGGTTGGTTCTCAGGAAGCCCAAAAGGGCCCCCTGGTCCAGAATGTGATTACGAGGTCTGAGGCGCGCCCATTTTCAACACGGACATGCAAACCGAGCGTAATTGCGCAGGCTTGATCGGCTTGTGCAGCAGTGGGTAGGGGGAGTCGTAAGCCAGCTTCACCCTGTCCGGCGCCGTATCCCCTGTTATCAGAAGGGAAGGAATATTAGAGCGGAAGTGCTGATGCATGCGTTGAATTGCGTCAAGACCGGTGACGCCAGCCTGTAGACGCAGATCGCTGATAATCAGATCCGGCTTCTGCTTATAGGACTTACAAAGATCCAAGGCTTCTTCGATAGACTTCGCGAGTATGGGTTGCAGCTGCCATGACTCCAGTAGCGCCTTCATTCCCAGTAGGATGGAGGCGTCGTCATCGATCACCAATACTCTTTCATAGCGCAGTGGCGCAACCGTCGCCTTGGGTGGCGCGGGGCGCTGTGATTTGTTCAGTCCAAGCGGCGCGATGATCTCAAAACGGGTGCCTTGCTCCAGCTGTGAAGAGAAGCGAATTGGATGATTCAGCAACTGACAGGTGCGTTTGACGATGGATAAGCCAAGCCCCAAGCCTTTACTGCGATCCCGCTCTGGATTGCTCAACTGCACAAACTCTTTAAACACAGAACCTTGATCATCCGGTGGAATGCCGGGACCGCTATCCCAAACCAGTAGACGGGCTCGCTTGCCTTCACGTTTGCAGCCAATGAAGATAAATCCGCTTTCCGTGTATTTAATGGCGTTGGAGACCAGATTCACCAACACCTGCTCAAGCAAATGCGGGTCGGAATAGATGAATGAGCGGCTGGGAACAATCCGTAAGTCCAGACCTTTGTCCATCGCCTGCTGGCGGAACACCACTTCCAGGCGATCATAAATACGCTGTAGCGGGAAGTGTTCCTTCTTCGGCTTGAGTACGCCAGCTTCCAGCTTAGAGATATCCAGGAGTGAGTTGAACAGCTCTTTCATGGTTTCCAGCGAGCGCGCCAGATTGCGATGTATTTCTTGCGCCTGCCTGGTGGTCAGTTGCGGCTGAAGGGCTTCGATAAACAAACTCATGGCGTGCAGCGGCTGACGCAAGTCGTGGCTGGCCGCCGCCAGAAAGCGGGTTTTATCCTGGTTGGCTTTCTCCGCCTCCCAACGCGCCTGCTTGGCCGCCAGAGCAGAGGCTTTGGCGTCGAACTGTTGTTGCACGAACTTCTTGTTCAATTCCACCAGCTCAGATGTGCGTTCATGCACCAGCTTTTCCAGATGACGGCGGTGGGTTTTTATTTCGTCTTCGATTTCTTTACGACGTCGCAGTTGTGAATCGATACCCAGCAGCATTTGGTTAATGTGCGACGCCAGTACGTCGAGTTCGTCCTGAATGCGCAGGGCTCCACGTAAAGGCAGTAAATGCCTGGCGGGGCGATTGTAGTTAATCTGCGCCAAGCGCTGCAGGATGCCATGTAGAGGGCGTTCAATGGCCTGGCTCAGTTGAATGCTGTGGAACAAGTAAAGGATGATGAGACAGGCCAGTCCGGTGCTCCAAAGAGGTAGCGTTTGCTGAGCGAGTTCTTCCATCAATACAGCGGACTGCAGTTCTACCCAAAGCTCGCCCTTTGTTGCGTTTTGAGGCGTTGTCGTAGCGGTCGGCAATTCAAAGAGCTGAGAGCCGATTACGGGTAAGAAGCCGAATATGGCGTGCCAGGGTCTGCCTTCTTTTCGTTCTATTTCGTAGCGTAGTAATACCGCGCCCTGCTTTTCCCGCAGAATGGCTTCCCGCAACGGCAGCAGCTTATTCAGAGTCTGCAGAGTGGCGATGGCTTGCGACTCGTTTTTAGCCGCCAACGCCGTGGCTAAATCTTTCTGGATGATAGAGACGCTGTTATTCATGGCGCTACGCCACTTCTGTTCCAGTGTCAGCCAGCTCAACGCCAGCATGACGCAGGCCAGTAACATGCCGAACAACAGGTAGGCCAACAGGGTTCTGCGCCTTAGCCGATGCGAAATGTATTGCTGATTATTGAGATTCATCCTGACGCCGCGCTGAGCTGTGAATTGGGAGTGGCATTGTGTAATCCGGTCAACTTCTTATAGCGCAAAACAATTATGGAGGCTCAGCCCCGAAACGCTCGCCGTGACAGTCGATCAAGGCGTTGAAGATGTGTGCGGGAAAACCGCGGCCGATTACAAACAAAGCCGGCGAATTGCGCATGATACTACGTCTGTCGGCAAGAATTAATCTCCCAACCCGTTTGGACTAGGCCCGTCTGGCGCGGCCTAGGCGACTGTTTTGAAAATAAAACGTCCTACCAAACTGGCGCTATGTAAAGTGATAAAAAGTTCTTTCCGGGCAAGCGTCTAACTAGTGGCGAAGCAGTGCGTCGAGTTCGTCGATAGCTTCGCACCAGTCAGAGTCTTCTTCCCAGGCTTGCATGATGAACTCGCGTTGCGCTTCATTCCAGAATGGCGCTTCAGCCAGGGAAACTGCGCTGTTTAGCGGGCTGTGACTGCTAATCCATTGTTTTACTTGGGTTGGGTCGTTTTCCAGGCCAAGTTGGGCGAAGAGCGTATTCATATTATGTGTCGATGTATCCATCAGACGTCTCCTCTCAAAGTTTGTGTCGAGCTTGTGATCAGCATCTCAATCCGTTCGCAGCAGCACTCAAAGTATAGGCGAAGTTCAAGCGCCGCGGCCAATTGCGGGCGGCTGTCAATAATGCTCAATCGTGCCATAATGTTACCCGCTCCGGCCGCAGGGCTTCGCCGTCATTTTCTGAGCCGGACACCGATCACAAGGGGACAGGGCGGGTGACGATCCGTTTTAATTCAAATCTATTGTTCTGCACGGGCTTGTCGGCATGAGGGCGAAACGATGCGTCGTTCGTCAACCGCTTTGGTCGACGCGTTTAGGCGTGGCGTTTTTGCTTCTGCTATGGGGATGTCTGGCTCCGGCGAGCGCAGATGAAGGCGCTGCGGATATACTGACTCCGTTCGAGCGTTCCTGGCTGCAGGCGCACCCCAATATTCGCATTGCGGGCGACCCCCACTGGCCTCCTTTTGAAATGATCGATGAGGAAGGCAATTACCAGGGCATCGTAGCGGACTATATTCAGCTGCTCGAGCAGCGCCTGAATTATCGTTTTGAGCGCACCCGTCGCGAAAACTGGACCGCCACTCTCGGCGCCATGCAGACCCGGGAGCTGGATGTTATCGCCGCTGTAGCGGTGACGCCGCGCCGAGAGGGGCGCATGCTGTTCTCCGAACATTACCTTTCTTATCCGATTGTGATGGCGGTCCGTGATGAAATGCGCTTTATCGGTTCTTTGGAAGAACTGGACCGGGAGCGCGTCGCTGTCGTTAAAGATTACGCCAGCCAGGACTTTCTGCTGATTAACCATCCCAATCTGAATCTGGTGTTTGTGGACACGCTGGAAGAGGGGCTGCTGGGCGTTTCCAATGGAGATATAGATGTTTTGATCAGCAATATTCCCAGCATCAGTTATTTGGTCAACCATCTTGGCGTCAGCAATATCAAGTTGACCGGCATTACCCCGTATACCTATGACATCGCGATTGGCGTGCGGTCGGACTGGCCGATTTTGACGCGGATTCTGGACAAGGGGCTTAACACCATCACCACCGAAGAGCAGGAGGCGATCTACAAAAAATGGATTACCTTCAGCTACGAGGAAAAAATCGATTATGCGCTGGTCTGGCGCATCACCACCGTAGCAGTAGTGGTGATCATCATCTTCCTGTATTGGAACCGTAAACTTTCACGCGAAGTCGCGGAGCGGATTCGTTCTGAGGAAGCGCTGCGCAAGAGCGAAGAGCGTCTGCGGGCGGCGATGAAACACGCTGAGCATCTGGCGAAAGCGGCGGACTCCGCCAACAAGGCGAAGAGCGAATTCCTCGCCAATATGTCTCACGAGATTCGTACGCCGATGAATGCGGTTATTGGCTATACCGAGTTGCTGGAAGGGCTGATCCATGACGCCAAGCAGAAATCCTATCTGGACGCGATCAAGAAGGGCAGCCGCGCACTGTTGACCATCATCAACGATATTCTTGACTTGTCCAAGGTGGAGTCCGGCAAGTTACGCATCGAATACGCGCCTCTGGACCCGCACCGGCTATTGCAGGATGTGGCGCAGATATTTTCCGCCCGCATTTCTCAGAAGAAGCTGGATTTGCGCATTGTGCTGGATGATCAGCTGCCGCACTCGCTGGTGTTGGATGAAGTGCGTTTGCGCCAAGTGATATTCAATCTGGTGGGCAACGCGATCAAGTTCACCCATGAGGGTTACATTTCCTTGAGCGCGAAGGCGTCCTCTATTCCCGGTGATGACGATCACATTGAGCTGGAGATTGCGGTCGAGGACAGCGGCATTGGCATTGCGCAGGATCAACAGGCGCGGATATTCAACGCTTTCGAGCAGCACGAAGGACAGAGTAATCGTCAATACGGCGGCACGGGACTTGGTCTGGCCATCAGTAAAAAGCTGGTGGAGATGATGAACGGAGAGATTGGCCTTAAAAGTGAGCTGGGTAAAGGCTCCCGCTTCGAAATTCGCCTGCATCATGTTTCTGTCAGCCAGCGTAAAGAAGAGAACAAGTACGAGTTGCGTTCCGCCAAGGCTCCGCGCTTCCGCCCGGCGAAAATTCTCCTGGTGGACGACGTGGAGACCAACCGCAAGTTGATCAAGGAATTTTTCAGCGGTACGGAGCTGCTTATTACGGAAGCCTGTGACGGGCGCGAGGCGCTGACGCTGGCGCGTCAGGAGAAACCGGACCTGATTCTGATGGACCTGCGTATGCCGCGCATGGACGGCTACGAGGCGACTCGCCTACTCAAGCAGCATCCGCTCACCGCTAAGATTCCCGTCATTGCTTTGACTGGCTCGACGCTGGCGGATGAGTTTGTGCGTATCGATCAGCTTGGTTTCGCGGACGCCTTACGCAAACCGATTGAACGCGCGCTACTGTTTAACGTGTTGACCCAATATCTGGCGGTAGTAAAAGCCAAGAAAACGAAGACAGAAAGTTCGCCAGTGCGTGAGCGTGCGAAACCAGAAGCTAAAGTGAAGCAGGCGACTGAAGCGCAAATAAACTCTATGGCGCAGCAGAAATTGGCGTCGGAGTTGAAGCAGGAGTTGTGGACCGATTGGGAAGACTTGAAAGACAGTGGCGATCTGCAGCGCGTGCAGGAGTTCGCCAGTCGTCTGAGCGCCATGGCTGAGACTTATGCCCATGAAGGATTGGAGGAGTACGCCCGATCGCTGTCGACCCTGGCGTCTCAGTTCGATCTGCAGGGGTTGCAGGCGCAGTTGGCGGCTTATCCTCAGGAGGTGGAGAAGCTGATGTCGGAAGCGGAAGATGGAGTCAAAAATACCGCATAACCTGTAGTAAGCACCCTAACTGACGGGAGATTGACGTGGTTTTTCTTCTCTTGCAGTCAAGTTTGCGTCGACTTTGTAAACCAATGAAAAACACGTTGGTTCGAGGCGATGCGATGAACAAGTTTGGCTAATAATTATGCAGTGTTCATTTGAACGCTTCAGGGGAGAAGGTCAATGGTACGTCAATGGTTCATTGTTTTGATGATTTCCATCGGTTGCGCCCCAGCCGTTTTCGCAGAGTCGCCTACCCGACAGCTGCATTTGGCTCTTGCTGACATGGAGAGAATCAGCTCGGATATGTATTTTATTGGTTATCAGAGTGTGGAGCTCAGTCAGCCTGATCAATACGGTGTGAAGAAATACATGGTGTTGGATTTTCGGTTCGCTGAACAATTGGCGCACAAAGATACCAGCGCCCAAGTACGGCGTATTTGCCGCCGGGTGCTTGATAATCCCGTACTGCTGAAGGACCTGTCCTCGATGGGATACGAAATGGTGTCGGTGGCCTTTGACGAAGCCGACCAGTTCGATTGTCTCTGATTTAGGCCCGCCGGCGCGAAAGCGTCGGCTACGCCTCATCCTCGCTTCTGACGCATAAGTCCAATACTTCCCCTTCATAACTGCAGGTTACGTGCATGGACATAGGACGGCAGCAGATACGGCAATCTTCGTAATAATCCTGAATCTCGGTGGAGCAGTCGACAGCGACAGTCTGGGTTTCTCCGCAATAAGGACAGGAAACCTCACAGTAACGCAACATTTCTACTTTCTCGGGCAAATACAGATAGGTATTTAAGTGATAGATCAAAAATTGCGCTTAGGCAAGCGCATTCGGCCTTATTACGGATTCCGCGCCGTCCGCTGGCGCATGAGCCTCAGCAGCATCAGGTAAAGCGTGGCGGCGGCGAAGCCGGCGAGCGTGCCCGTGAGGACTCCCAGGTTGGCGTAGGTCAAAGCCACCGTCAGGGTGTACGCGAGCAGAGAGCCGAGTCCAATGGGGTAGAACTTGATGAGCGTGCGAGCTGGTTCTGGTCCATAACTCAGGTGAACGATGAGCAGAAGAGGAAGAAAGGTCACCGGAAACGCTGCAAACAGTCCCGCCAATAAGGTATCGCCCAGGTAGGCTAAGGAGGTAATCGCCAGCACCAGGGCTGAGGACAGAAAGCCGCGCAGAAATAGCACTGGATAGGTCAGACGCACGGAGGCGGCGATATTTACCGAAGGGATATTGCTGTAAGCGATGGCGATCAATATGACGCCAACGCCAGCGACCGCCAGGTTAGGCCACAAGCCCCCACTGATCAGGCTGAGTGCGCCATTCGCCACAATAAACGCCAGAATACCCGCCAGCGGCGCCAACACTGCGGAATAGGGTAGCTTGAGGCAGAACAAATAAGCCGTCGTCATCGCCAGCGCCGCCAGGAAACCAAGCAAGGCGTGTGAGGCGCTGGCGGCGGCGAATTCTGGACCTTGCTCTATTCCGATGAACGTCAAAGCGATAGCCGTGCCCAAGGGAAAACCGGACAGCAGGCCGGCGGTGCGAGTGCTTACTCTCTCGGCGATCCAAGCCAAACCCATTACCGTCGCCACCGTAGTGACAACCTTGGCTGCCTGCAATATCAGGATGTCCACGAAGGGGCTCTGATGAAAGCAGGTGAAAAACCGGTTTTGGGATGGCGCGTTTCTATGGAGTTCAGCCTCTAGTAACTCTTCTCGCTGGCGAGCCCGGCCTTGGCCTGTTTGGCCATTTCCACCAGAACTTGTCGCGCCTCATCCGTTGAATGAATCGAGCGAATCAGGGGGACGGACAATTTGCAGGAGAGACTGTGAGCGATCACCTGCAGATAAAGCTCGTGGCTGGTGATCTCCGTCAGCTCTGCGGATACCACGTCATGGACGCCGCCATAGTAGCGAACGTAATTGCAGAGCGTCTCTGCGTGGTCGTCGTTCATGTGTTGAATAATGCCGGCTACGTCTTGGGTGGAAAGGGTCATAGCTTCAATTTCCGATGGTTATTAATATGGCAACGATATTGGCATGTTAATAATCAGGCGCATGGATGCGCCTGCGCGGCGGCTGGCCGCGGGAGACAGTGCCTGACCTGTGCAGGGACTGTCGTTGCAGACAAATAGAAGGAAGCT is drawn from Hahella sp. KA22 and contains these coding sequences:
- a CDS encoding DUF2789 domain-containing protein, with the translated sequence MDTSTHNMNTLFAQLGLENDPTQVKQWISSHSPLNSAVSLAEAPFWNEAQREFIMQAWEEDSDWCEAIDELDALLRH
- a CDS encoding ATP-binding protein, with product MAFLLLLWGCLAPASADEGAADILTPFERSWLQAHPNIRIAGDPHWPPFEMIDEEGNYQGIVADYIQLLEQRLNYRFERTRRENWTATLGAMQTRELDVIAAVAVTPRREGRMLFSEHYLSYPIVMAVRDEMRFIGSLEELDRERVAVVKDYASQDFLLINHPNLNLVFVDTLEEGLLGVSNGDIDVLISNIPSISYLVNHLGVSNIKLTGITPYTYDIAIGVRSDWPILTRILDKGLNTITTEEQEAIYKKWITFSYEEKIDYALVWRITTVAVVVIIIFLYWNRKLSREVAERIRSEEALRKSEERLRAAMKHAEHLAKAADSANKAKSEFLANMSHEIRTPMNAVIGYTELLEGLIHDAKQKSYLDAIKKGSRALLTIINDILDLSKVESGKLRIEYAPLDPHRLLQDVAQIFSARISQKKLDLRIVLDDQLPHSLVLDEVRLRQVIFNLVGNAIKFTHEGYISLSAKASSIPGDDDHIELEIAVEDSGIGIAQDQQARIFNAFEQHEGQSNRQYGGTGLGLAISKKLVEMMNGEIGLKSELGKGSRFEIRLHHVSVSQRKEENKYELRSAKAPRFRPAKILLVDDVETNRKLIKEFFSGTELLITEACDGREALTLARQEKPDLILMDLRMPRMDGYEATRLLKQHPLTAKIPVIALTGSTLADEFVRIDQLGFADALRKPIERALLFNVLTQYLAVVKAKKTKTESSPVRERAKPEAKVKQATEAQINSMAQQKLASELKQELWTDWEDLKDSGDLQRVQEFASRLSAMAETYAHEGLEEYARSLSTLASQFDLQGLQAQLAAYPQEVEKLMSEAEDGVKNTA
- a CDS encoding hybrid sensor histidine kinase/response regulator, whose protein sequence is MNLNNQQYISHRLRRRTLLAYLLFGMLLACVMLALSWLTLEQKWRSAMNNSVSIIQKDLATALAAKNESQAIATLQTLNKLLPLREAILREKQGAVLLRYEIERKEGRPWHAIFGFLPVIGSQLFELPTATTTPQNATKGELWVELQSAVLMEELAQQTLPLWSTGLACLIILYLFHSIQLSQAIERPLHGILQRLAQINYNRPARHLLPLRGALRIQDELDVLASHINQMLLGIDSQLRRRKEIEDEIKTHRRHLEKLVHERTSELVELNKKFVQQQFDAKASALAAKQARWEAEKANQDKTRFLAAASHDLRQPLHAMSLFIEALQPQLTTRQAQEIHRNLARSLETMKELFNSLLDISKLEAGVLKPKKEHFPLQRIYDRLEVVFRQQAMDKGLDLRIVPSRSFIYSDPHLLEQVLVNLVSNAIKYTESGFIFIGCKREGKRARLLVWDSGPGIPPDDQGSVFKEFVQLSNPERDRSKGLGLGLSIVKRTCQLLNHPIRFSSQLEQGTRFEIIAPLGLNKSQRPAPPKATVAPLRYERVLVIDDDASILLGMKALLESWQLQPILAKSIEEALDLCKSYKQKPDLIISDLRLQAGVTGLDAIQRMHQHFRSNIPSLLITGDTAPDRVKLAYDSPYPLLHKPIKPAQLRSVCMSVLKMGAPQTS
- a CDS encoding CPXCG motif-containing cysteine-rich protein, with product MIYHLNTYLYLPEKVEMLRYCEVSCPYCGETQTVAVDCSTEIQDYYEDCRICCRPMSMHVTCSYEGEVLDLCVRSEDEA
- a CDS encoding GGDEF domain-containing protein, with amino-acid sequence MASENDRWKKKYFDKLDEFEQLESGLKERIHVLERIVVRVSLAAEGVDKDLDRELEALRNILRRENGSSRELNQQLETIEKRVLALDQHKQAISSGVLEAMGELIEQLLQQNVSREARKQLKKYGKQLRDRVEDLRHYPQLLKEFSQLQAAALQELLTESDGRKDKKEGFLSRLFANREGGGESIAQEELAEDIEAPPQQSPPQDPEESRYALEVGQDAATTNLGGENFEPGFSAIADHVCTSLNHLIDQLVLPPNMLGDSEKLKNKISAGLNWYELAPTLDDVAALAIAAVGRGQREFESFLKALDERLASIQNFLQGSQANVQESRDNNAELEKSVREQVTSLQENVRGATDIDSLKCSVQHNLDTLISSIDRFMHKEADREARLSEEVELLHHRLRELESESGEVRERLEIERARALTDALTALPNREAYENRVRDEFERWRRYGNPLTLVVADIDRFKEVNDKFGHLAGDKVIQLIGKEISRRIRKTDFIARYGGEEFVVLLPETPASIAAEVMDKTREMISRLPFHFRNEKVRITMSFGVCEFCGDATVQGVFEKADQALYKAKRGGRNQVQIAGV
- a CDS encoding PleD family two-component system response regulator produces the protein MSRESSKHQDAGLFKRLLSKLGLASGRSGGRDGAQINYELNWEMSAMEALRVSTLGYASPAATSKLVSSQSETLKPAAHSDMPTSQPAMSPAKQAVRPDAQSVMVVDASDNLHATLDKLFEHMGVRLVSARSGAEAQRLINTIKPALILVDAALPDMEWARLATWIRRNEQLTESPIVLMAEDDRELEHVSHPWLEINDFLLKPFNLYGLQDMLSKYCRLSANVAKPAVRGVLGLVVDDDEQRLVLRRFLSRKGYHVPVSCSPDARECCLLLNGSKEVTSWLVQIQDEDKCIEVVSEFDSLYDAPVLVGLEMAPDSSQTGKERGNWESRLLDKLSRVAAKDELDAA
- a CDS encoding DUF2470 domain-containing protein is translated as MTLSTQDVAGIIQHMNDDHAETLCNYVRYYGGVHDVVSAELTEITSHELYLQVIAHSLSCKLSVPLIRSIHSTDEARQVLVEMAKQAKAGLASEKSY
- a CDS encoding response regulator transcription factor; translated protein: MNNRFVITDDHGIFRSGLKLIISGLYPDAEILEAASGSEVFRLLNANTDVDLVLLDLSMPDSQGLELLRKLKQEFVMTPFAVISASEEAALIQGAIQLGALGYVPKSSSNAVIASAIQLMLSGGVYIPHELLRTGHDEGMPTGDICLTPRQHEVLGLLAEGMSNKQIGTKLSIAPGTIKAHIAAIFRELNAANRTQAVHRARELKLL